One region of Vibrio sp. FE10 genomic DNA includes:
- the hpf gene encoding ribosome hibernation-promoting factor, HPF/YfiA family, whose product MKINVQTHHVSINDESRKDIEGKFEKISNHFPSLISCDIIITKEHGQHQVEVFTNYEGVRVTAKSTDDVMYPAIAAALKKLEAGLSNRKGQLKSDLHEKPTSTKPEIASDIIQEMKLV is encoded by the coding sequence ATGAAAATAAATGTTCAAACACATCATGTATCAATTAACGACGAGTCACGCAAAGACATCGAAGGTAAATTCGAGAAGATATCTAACCATTTCCCATCACTGATCAGTTGCGACATCATCATTACTAAAGAACACGGTCAACATCAGGTTGAAGTATTCACAAACTACGAAGGTGTACGAGTAACAGCAAAATCGACAGACGATGTTATGTACCCAGCTATCGCAGCAGCACTCAAGAAACTTGAAGCAGGCTTAAGTAACCGTAAGGGACAATTGAAATCCGACCTACACGAGAAGCCAACCAGTACGAAGCCAGAAATCGCTTCAGATATCATCCAAGAGATGAAGTTGGTATAA
- a CDS encoding YfcC family protein: protein MTSTVSTSVPTSPAGNSASTEKEVNHPFLSLVIMVIVAAIATYFIPAGEFERVVMNGRTVIDPDSYTLLASNPTTLASFFESFFKGFKSASGVMGVVVFVGGAFGIIKHMGLLDASVVALTTKLKKQGLYVIAPVIMTAIFFNVTFTGMRELDVIFISLMIPICIKLGYDAITALGVVLLASCAGFAAALANPFFTGIAHTIAELPMYSGMWYRFIVGMFMLLTGAWYVLNYARKVKQDPTKGLLHGTGYHNESNVEAKTLTTREKFAGIAFLGVFAYMIFGTLTMGFGFTEIAGAFVAMAIIPGLVAGLSPNKICEYWTKGVSDVLVAVLIIFFARSVLTIMEDAKIVDSIIYYLAQIISGSSKLVAAAGIYFSQAAINLFIPSGSGQAVITMPIIIPLADIGQVTRQVAALASQLGDGISNYIYPTNGGLLAVLAIAKVPYTKWVRFFLPLFLFWSAGALISVVIAQMIELGPF, encoded by the coding sequence ATGACGTCTACGGTATCTACGTCCGTACCTACATCTCCAGCTGGTAACTCAGCTTCGACAGAGAAAGAAGTAAACCACCCATTTCTTTCTTTGGTCATCATGGTAATCGTTGCTGCAATCGCAACCTACTTTATCCCTGCTGGTGAATTTGAACGAGTGGTCATGAATGGCCGTACGGTTATCGACCCAGACAGCTACACACTATTAGCGAGCAATCCAACAACATTAGCCTCTTTTTTCGAATCATTTTTTAAAGGCTTCAAGTCCGCTTCTGGTGTGATGGGTGTTGTGGTATTTGTTGGTGGTGCTTTCGGTATCATCAAACACATGGGTCTGCTAGACGCATCGGTTGTTGCGCTCACCACTAAGTTAAAGAAACAAGGTTTGTACGTGATTGCGCCGGTGATCATGACGGCGATCTTCTTCAACGTCACCTTCACTGGTATGCGTGAACTTGATGTTATTTTCATTTCGCTGATGATCCCTATCTGCATCAAGCTTGGTTACGATGCGATTACAGCACTTGGCGTTGTTTTATTGGCAAGCTGTGCGGGTTTTGCTGCGGCGTTGGCAAACCCATTCTTCACGGGTATCGCACACACTATTGCTGAACTGCCTATGTATTCGGGCATGTGGTACCGTTTTATTGTCGGCATGTTCATGTTGTTGACGGGCGCTTGGTATGTATTGAACTACGCGCGTAAGGTAAAGCAAGATCCAACCAAAGGCTTGTTGCATGGTACGGGTTACCACAATGAGTCGAATGTTGAAGCGAAAACACTGACCACTCGTGAAAAGTTCGCTGGTATCGCATTCTTAGGCGTATTCGCATACATGATCTTCGGTACCCTGACGATGGGCTTCGGTTTCACGGAAATTGCTGGCGCATTCGTGGCAATGGCTATTATTCCAGGCTTGGTGGCGGGTTTGTCTCCCAACAAGATTTGTGAGTACTGGACCAAAGGTGTCAGCGATGTGTTGGTTGCTGTATTAATCATCTTCTTCGCGCGCTCAGTGTTGACCATTATGGAAGATGCGAAGATTGTCGACTCAATCATCTATTACCTTGCGCAGATCATTTCAGGGAGCTCTAAGCTGGTTGCGGCGGCGGGTATCTACTTCTCGCAAGCGGCGATTAACTTGTTTATTCCGTCGGGCAGTGGCCAAGCGGTGATCACCATGCCAATCATTATTCCTTTGGCGGATATTGGTCAAGTAACTCGTCAAGTCGCGGCGTTGGCTTCTCAATTGGGTGATGGTATCTCTAATTATATTTACCCAACCAACGGTGGTTTGCTGGCTGTACTAGCGATTGCAAAAGTGCCTTACACCAAGTGGGTTCGTTTTTTCTTGCCGTTATTCTTGTTTTGGTCGGCGGGTGCACTGATTTCCGTTGTGATTGCTCAAATGATCGAGCTAGGACCTTTTTAA